Proteins encoded in a region of the Enoplosus armatus isolate fEnoArm2 chromosome 16, fEnoArm2.hap1, whole genome shotgun sequence genome:
- the LOC139299138 gene encoding zinc finger and BTB domain-containing protein 12-like produces the protein MEMLCFRLPGHGDTTLKHMNSLRSRQHFCDITIVASNNQTFRGHKVVLAACSPFLRDQFLLNPSPKLQVSMLYSSTVVCDLLQSCYTGILQFNPEEIVNYLTAASYLQMEHIVERCRGALKKYMQLKNPSPPKMTSEESQSSRPVIVSGSIHSVASVSPPAGRPSPVLPHSPVVRSVEENNGDTSAQGSSQHHDDSPMLDEPCIKVNASDEEEEVRQEDYNVFRVYISEEEQMNRNREEERGAPSDGPQDVCYPETGGVVIGGEGSEYDLNPTEEDLGTGGPSVEGLRAFRRRLTDPKIGRGRGRGRGRGFKRRRWVSSQDKRPPGLDHHQDLWYLAGMGGSFGLDYTQEGLKTGGFVSVEFPGLDFSMGDTRGERVSPMDANSLTQYALEESSCGAGEGSSALATVGTNEGGDESVAVVGSTSSVAGPVICEHCGMTFPSAHSLAVHSRSTHLLYACPCCGKHFHHSANLTRHMAVHRGAGKTHQCPLCYKTFTQKSTLIDHMNLHSGERPHRCAYCHARFAHKPALRRHLKEQHGKTTGQNSLHEQEERERARGAAGNIREEEQECLVTEQVS, from the exons ATGGAGATGCTGTGTTTCCGGTTACCGGGCCACGGGGACACAACCCTGAAGCACATGAATTCACTGAGATCCCGCCAGCacttctgtgacatcactatTGTGGCTAGCAACAACCAGACGTTCAGGGGACATAAGGTGGTTCTGGCTGCCTGTTCGCCCTTCTTACGGGACCAGTTCCTCCTCAACCCGTCCCCCAAGCTTCAG GTGTCAATGCTGTACAGCTCCACAGTGGTGTGTGATCTGCTTCAGTCTTGTTACACTGGCATCCTGCAGTTTAACCCAGAGGAGATTGTCAACTACTTGACCGCTGCCAGCTACCTACAGATGGAGCATATTGTGGAGCGCTGCCGAGGAGCACTAAAGAAGTACATGCAGCTAAAGAACCCCAGTCCACCAAAG ATGACTTCAGAGGAGAGCCAGTCTTCCCGACCAGTGATTGTCAGTGGAAGCATTCATTCTGTTGcatctgtgtctcctcctgcGGGCCGTCCCTCCCCTGTGCTCCCCCATAGTCCTGTAGTACGCTCAGTGGAGGAGAACAATGGCGATACGTCTGCTCAGGGCAGCAGTCAACACCACGATGACAGTCCCATGCTGGATGAGCCCTGCATTAAG GTAAATGCAtcagacgaggaggaagaggtcagaCAGGAGGACTACAATGTGTTCAGAGTGTACATCTCCGAAGAAGAGCAGATGAACAGAaacagggaggaggaaagaggagctCCCTCTGACGGACCTCAAGATGTGTGTTACCCAGAGACAGGAGGTGTTGTGATTGGAGGAGAAGGCAGCGAATATGACTTGAATCCAACAGAGGAAGATCTCGGTACTGGGGGACCTTCAGTGGAGGGGCTCCGTGCTTTCAGGCGCAGGCTGACTGACCCTAAAATTGGccggggcagagggagaggcagggggCGGGGTTTTAAGAGGAGAAGGTGGGTGTCATCGCAGGACAAAAGGCCTCCAGGCTTGGATCACCACCAGGATTTGTGGTACCTAGCAGGGATGGGAGGGAGTTTCGGGCTGGACTACACCCAAGAGGGGCTTAAGACAGGAGGCTTTGTCTCAGTTGAATTCCCAGGGTTAGACTTCAGCATGGGTGACACTCGGGGAGAAAGGGTCTCACCAATGGATGCCAACAGTTTGACCCAGTACGCCCTGGAGGAGTCTAGTTGTGGTGCTGGTGAGGGGAGTTCAGCATTGGCAACTGTTGGAACAAATGAGGGAGGGGATGAGTCTGTTGCAGTGGTGGGATCTACTTCAAGTGTAGCTGGGCCTGTAATCTGCGAGCACTGCGGCATGACGTTCCCCTCGGCCCACTCCCTAGCCGTCCACTCCCGCTCCACTCACCTGCTGTACGCCTGCCCCTGCTGTGGCAAACACTTCCACCACTCCGCCAACCTCACCCGACACATGGCCGTGCACAGAGGGGCCGGCAAAACCCACCAGTGCCCCTTGTGCTACAAGACTTTCACCCAAAAATCCACACTGATAGACCACATGAACCTCCACAGCGGTGAGCGGCCACACCGCTGCGCATATTGCCACGCCCGCTTTGCCCACAAGCCCGCCTTACGACGCCACCTGAAGGAACAGCACGGAAAAACCACAGGGCAGAACTCCCTAcatgagcaggaggagagggagagagcgagaggagctGCCGGAAATATACGAGAGGAAGAGCAAGAATGCCTGGTTACTGAACAAGTGTCATAg